In the Lycium ferocissimum isolate CSIRO_LF1 unplaced genomic scaffold, AGI_CSIRO_Lferr_CH_V1 ctg3763, whole genome shotgun sequence genome, one interval contains:
- the LOC132044168 gene encoding uncharacterized protein LOC132044168 translates to MFLKTSISTTKKLFQKTLDSVKYLFSSGYQKIPKSPPCSPLFPCAGGAVTNVSQSYTELDKFYTGFSTHLDKHKKKNKKKITSPLATEDQKLVRFTKVCPKKAGDYHVLEKHYQVVGSKDDLKRKEIIMHERKKKYQDLREERSYLVAQKLKELKMLEKSTEEHALDIEQVLYYYSRLTCPAYIEIVDKFFMEMYSELFNQQASSFGYINNPNRVNLY, encoded by the coding sequence ATGTTTCTAAAAACCTCCATTTCCACAACCAAAAAGCTCTTCCAGAAAACCTTAGACAGTGTCAAGTATTTATTCTCCAGTGGATATCAAAAGATTCCCAAAAGCCCTCCATGCAGCCCCCTATTTCCTTGTGCTGGCGGAGCGGTTACTAATGTCAGCCAAAGCTACACAGAGCTGGACAAATTTTACACAGGCTTCAGCACCCATTTGGACAAACAcaagaagaaaaacaagaagaaaataacgTCTCCACTAGCAACGGAAGACCAAAAGCTAGTTAGGTTCACAAAAGTGTGCCCAAAAAAGGCCGGTGATTATCATGTTTTGGAAAAACATTATCAAGTTGTTGGCTCAAAGGATGATCTAAAGAGGAAGGAGATTATCAtgcatgaaagaaagaagaaataccAAGACTTAAGAGAGGAAAGGAGTTATTTGGTGGCTCAAAAACTAAAGGAATTGAAAATGTTAGAGAAGAGTACTGAAGAACACGCTTTGGATATTGAACAAGTTCTTTATTACTACTCACGTCTCACATGTCCGGCTTATATTGAAATTGTTGACAAGTTTTTCATGGAAATGTACTCTGAGCTTTTCAACCAGCAAGCCTCTTCTTTTGGGTACATTAATAATCCAAATAGAGTTAACTTGTATTAG
- the LOC132044167 gene encoding uncharacterized protein LOC132044167, whose translation MDAPRAPVMKRTKVSIVCEKRSRDYMPEGSIYFSNEDAKGIIQPHNDALVISILIVKPQVKRILVDSGSSANIIQWRVVEQLRLLDQIVPVARVLSGFNMASETMKGEMSLPVNIDGTIQQTVFYVIEGDMKYNALL comes from the coding sequence ATGGATGCGCCTCGAGCCCCGGTGATGAAACGGACGAAGGTTTCCATTGTATGTGAGAAGCGCAGCCGGGATTACATGCCCGAAGGTTCCATCTACTTCAGCAACGAGGATGCaaaaggcatcattcaacctcACAATGACgctttggtaatttctattcttattgTTAAACCACAAGTCAAGCGTATTTTGGTTGACTCAGGTAGCTCAGCCAATATCATCCAGTGGAGAGTGGTCGAACAACTGAGACTACTCGATCAGATCGTACCTGTGGCTCGAGTACTCAGTGGGTTTAATATGGCGAGTGAAACCATGAAGGGGGAGATGTCTTTGCCGGTCAATATTGATGGCACCATTCAGCAGACGGTGTTCTATGTCATCGAAGGAGACatgaagtataatgctttgCTCG